From a single Candidatus Defluviilinea gracilis genomic region:
- a CDS encoding TraR/DksA C4-type zinc finger protein — translation MKPLDEILRDSATRHRRLCPRQVLGARVGMFAASLLTLDLPQSDKRLLAFVETDGCFVDGVSAATGCYVGRRTLRVEDFGKTAAVFVDTRVERAVRIAPRLDIRELSKEYAPEAKNRWEAQLLSYQTMPDEDLLGFKWVTMRINIPALIGQAGARVNCDACGEEILNQREVLWESKILCRACAGQAYYAEVESHTAFKLPREAG, via the coding sequence ATGAAACCCCTCGACGAAATTCTGCGCGACTCTGCGACTCGTCACCGCCGCCTCTGTCCTCGACAGGTGTTGGGCGCGCGCGTGGGGATGTTTGCCGCCTCTCTCCTGACCCTCGACCTGCCCCAGTCCGACAAGCGTCTCCTCGCTTTCGTTGAAACCGACGGCTGTTTCGTAGACGGAGTCTCCGCCGCGACAGGCTGTTACGTTGGAAGAAGAACCCTGCGCGTGGAAGACTTCGGTAAGACCGCCGCCGTCTTTGTGGATACGCGCGTCGAACGCGCCGTCCGCATTGCGCCGCGCCTCGACATCCGCGAACTTTCGAAAGAATACGCCCCCGAAGCAAAAAACCGTTGGGAAGCGCAACTGCTCAGCTACCAGACCATGCCCGACGAAGACCTGCTGGGCTTCAAATGGGTGACCATGCGCATTAACATCCCCGCCTTGATCGGGCAGGCAGGCGCGCGCGTCAACTGCGATGCGTGCGGCGAAGAGATCCTCAACCAGCGCGAAGTCCTCTGGGAATCGAAAATTCTCTGCCGCGCCTGCGCAGGACAGGCATACTACGCGGAAGTGGAAAGTCACACAGCCTTCAAACTGCCGCGCGAAGCGGGATAG
- the narI gene encoding respiratory nitrate reductase subunit gamma, which produces MFDNALFIGFPYVAVAIAIVVSIYRFWFDPYSYSSQSSQFLENRVLFFGSVPWHYGIIIILLGHITALLFPSLWGLFTANQTRLYVLEVIGLSLALMATVGLAILIYRRIANARANSVTSELDWVLLVVLLLQVGLGFWVAYYYRWGSDWYLHTAVPWLISLAKFQPNIASVAALPFWVKFHFVGGFVVILLLPFTRLVHLLAYPLSYLWREHQVVIWNRSRMN; this is translated from the coding sequence ATGTTCGACAACGCCTTATTCATTGGTTTCCCGTATGTTGCTGTCGCTATTGCGATCGTGGTATCCATCTATCGCTTCTGGTTCGACCCATATTCCTATTCGAGCCAGTCGTCGCAATTTTTGGAGAACCGCGTCTTATTTTTCGGGTCGGTGCCGTGGCATTACGGCATCATCATCATTTTGCTGGGGCATATCACCGCGTTGTTGTTCCCCAGTCTGTGGGGCTTGTTCACCGCGAACCAGACGCGCCTATACGTATTGGAAGTGATCGGACTTTCGCTCGCGTTGATGGCGACAGTGGGATTGGCAATTTTAATATATCGCCGCATCGCAAACGCCCGCGCGAACTCGGTCACCTCCGAGTTGGACTGGGTATTGCTGGTCGTCCTGTTGCTTCAAGTTGGGCTTGGTTTTTGGGTGGCATATTATTATCGCTGGGGCTCGGACTGGTATTTGCATACTGCCGTGCCGTGGCTGATCTCGCTCGCCAAATTTCAGCCGAACATCGCCTCTGTTGCCGCTCTGCCGTTCTGGGTTAAGTTCCATTTCGTTGGAGGGTTTGTTGTCATATTGTTGTTGCCCTTCACGCGCCTCGTGCACCTGCTCGCCTACCCGCTCTCGTATTTGTGGCGCGAACATCAAGTGGTGATCTGGAATCGCTCGCGCATGAATTGA
- the narJ gene encoding nitrate reductase molybdenum cofactor assembly chaperone: MYTELEMRQLYQCFARMLEYPAGGTLQAALTAQGLLADENPEAAALLNDFHEYAKSLPPGRLEEVYTGTFDLDAACHPYVGYHLFGETYKRSAFLVELKQRYNAAGFTFSETELPDHLAVILHFLAMTKDNTQAEEIARDALLPVLDRMTGRAKSEGFDEDESPSAEAKPEKRNQFQVVLEALRFVLRNQFQVLNVLETSKV, encoded by the coding sequence ATGTACACCGAATTGGAAATGCGTCAGTTATATCAATGCTTTGCGCGCATGTTGGAATACCCCGCAGGCGGCACGTTGCAAGCCGCGCTCACAGCGCAGGGCTTGCTCGCGGATGAAAACCCCGAAGCCGCCGCCTTGTTGAACGACTTTCACGAGTATGCCAAATCCCTGCCGCCCGGCCGACTCGAGGAAGTGTATACCGGCACGTTCGATCTCGACGCGGCGTGTCATCCTTATGTGGGTTATCACCTCTTCGGCGAGACGTATAAACGCAGCGCGTTTTTGGTGGAACTCAAACAACGCTACAACGCGGCCGGCTTTACCTTCTCGGAGACTGAATTGCCCGATCATCTTGCCGTGATCCTGCACTTCCTTGCCATGACGAAAGACAACACGCAGGCGGAGGAGATCGCCCGCGACGCGTTGCTTCCGGTGTTAGACAGGATGACGGGTCGCGCCAAATCGGAGGGCTTCGACGAGGACGAGTCGCCGTCGGCGGAGGCAAAGCCCGAAAAGCGGAACCAGTTCCAAGTGGTGTTGGAAGCGCTGCGTTTCGTCCTGAGGAATCAATTCCAGGTTCTCAATGTGCTGGAGACCTCCAAGGTCTGA
- the narH gene encoding nitrate reductase subunit beta, protein MDIRAHVSMVFHLDKCIGCHTCSVACKNIWTDRKGTEYMWWNNVETKPGTGYPTLWEDQEKYKGGWEKKNGRIELKLHSRRGGLTNIFHNPYLPTIDDYYEPWTYDYENLFNAPEGDDQPTARAVSMITGKPMESIEAGPNWDDDLGGSPLYARNDVNLDELTEDEREQLNEVERVVFFYLPRICNHCLNPGCVAACPAGAIYKRGEDGIVLLSQEKCRAWRMCISGCPYKKTYFNWSSGKSEKCILCYPRLESGQPPACFHSCVGRIRYLGVLLYDADQIEKGASVADTDLVAAQRAMIMDPFDPEVIAAAQKNKISDAMIAAAQNSPVYKFVKKWQIALPLHPDFRTLPMLFYVPPMLPVLAKTKDGNYDVEGLDKENFPAMLSSLEKARMPIKYMASMFSAGNVQVVEEVYRKLIAVRIFKRAQKVKDYQQAEVDAALASGKTNAEEVEAIFRLTSLPTYEERFVVPPLGRESAVEAWEKPLTRKQEAGFGIRNKIAKRKF, encoded by the coding sequence ATGGACATACGCGCGCACGTTTCAATGGTCTTCCACCTCGATAAATGCATCGGCTGTCACACGTGTAGTGTGGCGTGTAAAAACATCTGGACCGATCGCAAAGGCACCGAGTACATGTGGTGGAATAACGTCGAGACCAAGCCCGGCACGGGCTATCCGACGTTGTGGGAAGATCAGGAAAAATACAAAGGCGGCTGGGAAAAGAAGAATGGGAGGATCGAATTGAAATTGCACAGCCGCCGCGGCGGGTTGACGAACATTTTTCACAATCCCTATCTGCCCACGATCGACGACTACTACGAGCCGTGGACGTACGACTACGAGAATCTTTTCAACGCGCCCGAAGGCGACGACCAACCCACCGCCCGCGCCGTTTCGATGATCACAGGCAAACCGATGGAAAGCATCGAAGCGGGACCCAACTGGGACGACGACCTTGGCGGCTCGCCCCTCTATGCCCGCAACGACGTCAATCTCGACGAACTGACCGAAGACGAGCGCGAGCAACTCAACGAGGTTGAACGCGTCGTCTTCTTTTACCTGCCGCGCATCTGCAATCACTGTCTCAACCCCGGTTGTGTGGCGGCGTGCCCCGCAGGCGCCATCTACAAACGCGGCGAAGACGGCATCGTGCTACTCTCGCAAGAGAAGTGCCGCGCCTGGCGCATGTGCATTTCAGGATGCCCGTATAAGAAGACCTATTTCAACTGGTCTTCGGGCAAATCGGAAAAGTGTATCTTGTGCTACCCGCGCCTCGAATCGGGACAACCCCCCGCCTGCTTCCACTCCTGTGTGGGACGCATCCGCTATTTGGGAGTTCTGCTTTACGACGCGGACCAGATCGAGAAAGGCGCTTCTGTCGCGGACACGGACCTGGTCGCCGCCCAGCGAGCCATGATCATGGACCCGTTCGACCCCGAAGTCATCGCCGCCGCGCAGAAGAACAAGATCTCCGACGCGATGATCGCCGCCGCGCAGAATTCGCCCGTGTATAAGTTCGTGAAGAAGTGGCAGATCGCGCTTCCGCTTCACCCCGACTTCCGCACATTGCCCATGTTGTTCTATGTCCCGCCGATGCTGCCCGTGCTGGCGAAAACGAAAGACGGCAACTACGATGTGGAAGGCTTGGACAAGGAAAACTTCCCCGCCATGCTCAGTTCGCTCGAGAAGGCTCGCATGCCGATCAAATATATGGCGAGCATGTTCTCGGCGGGCAACGTCCAAGTGGTGGAAGAGGTCTATCGCAAGTTGATCGCCGTGCGCATCTTCAAGCGCGCGCAAAAAGTAAAAGACTACCAGCAAGCCGAAGTGGATGCCGCGCTTGCCTCAGGAAAGACGAACGCCGAAGAAGTGGAAGCCATCTTCCGCCTGACCTCCCTGCCGACCTACGAGGAGCGTTTCGTTGTCCCGCCGCTGGGGCGCGAATCTGCGGTGGAGGCGTGGGAGAAACCGCTCACCCGCAAGCAGGAAGCGGGCTTCGGCATCCGCAACAAGATCGCCAAGAGGAAATTCTAA
- a CDS encoding nitrate reductase subunit alpha — translation MSWIQDLVNPQARQWEEFYRNRWQHDNIVRSTHGVNCTGGCSWQVYVKDGIITWEMQQVDYPLLQDGLPPYEPRGCQRGISASWYVYSPIRVKYPYARGVLLDFWREARASGKSPVEAWKSIMEDDEKRKRIQKARGKGGFRRTNWDEVLEIVAAANLYTAKKYGPDRVFGFSPIPAMSYLSYGGGSRFLQLFGGVNMSFYDWYADLPNAFPEIWGDQTDVCESADWYNSKYIVSMGSNLNMTRTPDVHFISEARHEGAKFVVIAPDFSQVAKYSDWWIPVKAGNDTAIWMAVNHVILKEFYVDKQVPYFVNYLKENTDMPFLIELEKDGDSYKAGRYIRANTVKRYKDVENGEWKFLVHDAKANAPRMPKGAVGDRWSKEKGKWNIKMEDGLDDAPIEPTLSFLGSQDETVNVQFYEFAEQKTALRGVPAKYIETSDGKTLVTTVFDLVISQFGVGRGLPGEYPTSYDEIGAYTPAWQEAYTNIGRDTIIRLAREFANNAEATNGKSMIIVGASINHWYNNNLVYRAPIYALILCGCCGVNGGGMNHYVGQEKLTLVAPWTSLAFALDWQKPPRQQQSPTWHYVNSDQWRYEGDFTEYAHVPPETKWAKGHAMDLEAMAVRMGWMPYFPQFKENNFDVMKRAEAAGAKSADEVSKWAAKQISDGKLELAVDDPDAKENWPRVWIIWRGNAIQSSAKGHEFFLRHYLGTHDNIIAEEHAKDKVKTVKFTEPAPRGKMDLIVDLNFRMDSSALYSDIVLPAAFWYEKNDLNSTDLHSFVHPLGQAVPPVWESKTDWEIFKAFAKKISELSADVFPEPVKDLVMTPLKHDTPDELSQPDVKDWRAGECDPVPGKTMPHFHVVERDYANLYNKFISLGPNLRRDGISGNGVQIPIAEFYDELMKNPVGGSPDPRHMRCVEWGGNRYPSVEDALDAANVLLYLAPETNGEVAYQAFKHEEERVGLPLADLAEDVRGVRMTFFDLTRQVRRTLISPCWSGIVNDGRAYSAWCMSIERRVPWRTLTGRQHFYIDHPYYMDFGENLPTFKPKLVAKPGDWKKIGDIVKSPVDDKSLILNYITPHGKWNIHSTYKDNHRMLTLSRGMDPVWINDKEAESVGIVDNDWVEVHNDNGVVVTRAAVSARVQPGTCLYYHAVERTVFIPKSQIRNGKRAGGHNSLTRTRINPVQLAGGYAQFTYSFNYWGPIGVFTRDTYCVVRKMEKLEW, via the coding sequence ATGAGTTGGATTCAAGATTTGGTCAACCCGCAAGCCCGCCAGTGGGAGGAGTTCTATCGCAACCGCTGGCAGCACGATAACATCGTCCGCAGTACGCACGGGGTGAACTGCACGGGCGGATGTTCGTGGCAGGTCTATGTGAAAGACGGCATCATCACGTGGGAGATGCAGCAGGTGGATTACCCGCTGTTACAGGATGGATTGCCGCCCTACGAGCCGCGCGGCTGTCAGCGCGGGATCTCCGCGTCGTGGTATGTGTACAGCCCGATCCGCGTTAAGTATCCGTACGCGCGCGGCGTGTTGCTGGATTTTTGGCGCGAGGCGCGCGCGAGCGGAAAAAGCCCGGTCGAAGCGTGGAAGTCCATCATGGAAGATGACGAGAAGCGCAAGCGTATCCAAAAGGCGCGCGGCAAAGGCGGATTCCGCCGCACGAATTGGGATGAAGTGCTGGAGATCGTCGCCGCGGCAAATTTATACACCGCGAAGAAATACGGTCCCGACCGCGTCTTTGGCTTCTCGCCCATCCCCGCGATGTCGTATCTTTCATACGGCGGAGGTTCGCGCTTCTTGCAACTGTTCGGCGGCGTGAACATGAGTTTCTACGATTGGTACGCCGACCTGCCGAACGCCTTCCCTGAGATATGGGGCGACCAGACCGATGTGTGCGAATCGGCGGACTGGTACAACAGCAAATACATCGTCTCGATGGGATCGAACTTGAATATGACGCGCACGCCCGATGTGCATTTCATCTCGGAGGCGCGACACGAAGGCGCGAAGTTCGTCGTCATTGCGCCGGACTTTTCTCAGGTGGCGAAATATTCCGATTGGTGGATCCCGGTCAAGGCGGGGAACGATACGGCGATCTGGATGGCGGTCAATCACGTCATCTTGAAAGAATTCTATGTGGATAAGCAAGTCCCGTATTTCGTCAACTATCTCAAAGAGAATACGGACATGCCGTTCCTGATCGAGTTGGAAAAAGACGGCGACAGTTACAAGGCGGGACGTTACATCCGTGCGAATACGGTGAAGCGATACAAGGACGTTGAGAACGGCGAATGGAAGTTCCTTGTGCACGATGCGAAGGCGAACGCGCCGCGCATGCCCAAGGGCGCGGTGGGCGACCGCTGGAGCAAGGAAAAGGGCAAGTGGAATATCAAGATGGAAGACGGACTGGATGACGCGCCCATCGAGCCGACGCTTTCGTTTTTGGGCTCGCAGGATGAAACCGTAAATGTCCAGTTCTATGAATTCGCGGAACAGAAGACCGCGTTACGCGGCGTGCCCGCCAAATACATCGAGACCAGCGATGGGAAGACATTGGTCACGACCGTGTTCGATCTGGTCATCTCTCAATTTGGCGTGGGGCGCGGACTGCCCGGCGAGTACCCGACGAGTTACGATGAGATCGGCGCGTACACGCCCGCCTGGCAGGAAGCGTATACGAACATCGGGCGCGACACGATCATCCGCCTCGCGCGCGAGTTTGCCAACAACGCCGAAGCGACGAACGGCAAATCCATGATCATCGTCGGCGCGAGTATCAATCACTGGTACAACAACAATCTTGTCTATCGCGCGCCGATCTACGCGCTGATCCTGTGCGGTTGTTGCGGAGTCAACGGCGGCGGGATGAACCATTACGTGGGACAGGAAAAACTGACGCTGGTCGCGCCGTGGACGAGTCTCGCGTTCGCGCTCGACTGGCAGAAGCCGCCGCGTCAACAGCAATCGCCCACCTGGCATTACGTCAACAGCGACCAGTGGCGTTACGAAGGCGACTTCACCGAGTACGCCCACGTCCCGCCTGAAACGAAATGGGCGAAGGGTCACGCGATGGACCTGGAAGCGATGGCGGTGCGCATGGGCTGGATGCCGTACTTCCCCCAGTTCAAAGAGAATAACTTCGATGTGATGAAGAGAGCCGAAGCCGCAGGCGCGAAATCTGCGGATGAGGTTTCCAAATGGGCGGCGAAGCAAATCAGCGACGGCAAACTCGAACTCGCCGTGGACGATCCCGACGCAAAGGAGAATTGGCCCCGTGTGTGGATCATCTGGCGCGGCAACGCCATTCAATCCAGCGCGAAGGGACACGAGTTCTTCCTGCGCCACTACCTCGGCACGCACGATAACATCATTGCGGAGGAACACGCGAAGGATAAGGTGAAGACCGTGAAATTCACCGAGCCCGCGCCGCGCGGCAAAATGGATTTGATCGTGGACCTCAACTTCCGTATGGACTCCTCCGCGCTGTATTCGGATATCGTCCTGCCCGCCGCGTTCTGGTACGAAAAGAACGATCTCAACTCCACCGACTTGCATTCCTTCGTTCATCCGTTGGGACAGGCTGTTCCGCCCGTGTGGGAATCGAAGACCGATTGGGAGATCTTCAAAGCCTTCGCAAAGAAGATCAGCGAACTTTCGGCGGACGTTTTCCCCGAGCCCGTCAAAGACCTGGTGATGACGCCGCTCAAACACGATACGCCCGATGAACTCTCGCAGCCCGACGTGAAAGATTGGCGCGCGGGCGAATGCGACCCCGTCCCCGGCAAGACCATGCCGCACTTCCATGTGGTCGAGCGCGATTACGCCAATCTGTACAACAAATTCATCTCGCTCGGACCAAACCTCCGCAGGGATGGCATCAGCGGCAACGGTGTGCAAATCCCCATCGCGGAGTTCTACGATGAATTGATGAAGAATCCCGTCGGCGGCTCGCCCGACCCGCGTCACATGCGCTGCGTGGAATGGGGCGGGAACAGATATCCGTCGGTGGAAGACGCGCTCGACGCGGCGAATGTCCTGTTGTATCTCGCGCCCGAAACGAACGGCGAAGTCGCCTATCAGGCATTCAAACACGAGGAGGAGCGCGTTGGATTGCCGCTGGCAGATTTGGCTGAGGATGTGCGCGGCGTCCGCATGACGTTCTTCGACCTGACGCGGCAAGTGAGACGCACGCTCATCAGCCCGTGCTGGAGCGGCATCGTCAACGATGGACGCGCGTATTCGGCGTGGTGCATGAGCATCGAGCGGCGCGTCCCCTGGCGAACGTTGACGGGACGCCAGCACTTTTACATCGACCACCCGTATTACATGGACTTCGGCGAAAACCTGCCGACCTTCAAACCGAAACTCGTGGCAAAGCCCGGCGACTGGAAGAAGATCGGCGACATCGTGAAAAGCCCCGTGGACGACAAGAGCCTGATCCTCAACTACATCACGCCGCACGGCAAGTGGAACATCCACTCCACGTACAAGGACAACCATCGCATGTTGACTCTCTCGCGCGGCATGGATCCCGTGTGGATCAACGACAAGGAAGCCGAGAGCGTGGGGATTGTGGATAATGATTGGGTCGAAGTCCACAACGACAACGGTGTCGTCGTGACTCGCGCCGCAGTTAGCGCGCGAGTCCAACCTGGAACATGCCTGTACTATCACGCGGTCGAGCGGACGGTCTTCATCCCCAAGTCGCAGATTCGCAACGGAAAACGCGCGGGCGGTCACAACAGCCTGACGCGCACCCGCATCAACCCGGTACAGTTGGCTGGCGGCTACGCCCAGTTCACATACTCGTTCAACTACTGGGGACCCATCGGCGTGTTCACGCGTGATACGTATTGCGTGGTGCGGAAGATGGAAAAGTTGGAGTGGTAA
- a CDS encoding c-type cytochrome encodes MIKSSIPKSFLFALLTTTIFVLVTATVAFAQPSAQTPDGETLFKTKCAACHTIGSGDLVGPDLAGVADRRDRAWLAQWILTPDQVLASGDPIATELLAKYNNIPMPNLALTSEEVDALLVYLGSGATAGGGATGLPAGDATSGKAYFVGDKRFENGGPQCMSCHSVAGIGSLGGGNLGPDLTTSGFVQSDAAFASFMGAPSTQTMGSIWANTPLTPQEQADLYAFLSKATVTQREPSALLQIALLAIAGAALLIALANFYWGKRLRGVRKPMIERTLAMKARK; translated from the coding sequence ATGATCAAGTCATCCATCCCAAAATCTTTTTTGTTTGCGCTATTGACGACAACGATATTTGTGCTTGTCACTGCCACGGTCGCTTTCGCGCAACCCTCCGCCCAAACACCGGACGGAGAAACGCTCTTCAAGACGAAGTGCGCGGCGTGTCACACGATCGGAAGCGGTGACTTGGTGGGTCCCGACCTTGCCGGTGTCGCCGATCGCCGCGACCGAGCCTGGCTGGCTCAATGGATTCTCACGCCCGATCAAGTGTTGGCTTCAGGCGACCCGATTGCCACAGAACTGCTGGCGAAATATAACAATATTCCGATGCCGAATTTGGCGCTGACCTCCGAAGAGGTGGATGCGCTTCTTGTCTATTTGGGAAGCGGCGCGACAGCGGGCGGAGGCGCAACCGGACTCCCCGCAGGCGATGCGACGAGCGGCAAGGCTTATTTTGTCGGCGATAAACGCTTCGAGAACGGCGGACCGCAGTGTATGTCGTGCCACAGTGTGGCAGGGATCGGTTCCCTCGGCGGTGGAAACCTCGGTCCCGATCTGACGACCAGCGGTTTCGTCCAATCGGATGCGGCGTTTGCATCTTTCATGGGCGCGCCATCCACGCAAACGATGGGCTCGATCTGGGCGAACACGCCACTGACGCCGCAAGAGCAAGCAGACTTGTACGCGTTCCTGAGCAAGGCAACGGTCACACAACGGGAGCCAAGCGCGTTGTTGCAGATCGCCCTGCTTGCCATTGCGGGCGCGGCGTTGTTGATAGCGCTGGCGAATTTCTATTGGGGTAAACGCCTGAGAGGCGTGCGCAAGCCGATGATCGAACGAACGTTGGCGATGAAGGCGAGAAAGTAG
- a CDS encoding response regulator transcription factor, translating to MKKHRVLLVCSQHIFGAGMEGMLRAAEDVELIGPCGLGEDVCAKIAEASPGMILIVDEDSHSEAGARLTSVIMASYPKLPIVRAGLTENVVRVYSAHTLPARGADLLEIIRKLPVAVEAGKLSDERSESE from the coding sequence ATGAAAAAACATCGTGTATTGCTGGTGTGTTCGCAACATATTTTTGGCGCAGGCATGGAAGGCATGTTACGCGCCGCTGAAGATGTGGAGTTGATCGGACCATGCGGCTTGGGGGAGGATGTCTGCGCGAAGATAGCCGAAGCAAGCCCGGGCATGATCCTGATCGTAGATGAAGATTCGCACAGCGAAGCCGGCGCAAGGCTGACCTCGGTCATCATGGCATCTTACCCTAAACTTCCCATCGTCCGCGCCGGACTAACCGAGAACGTTGTGCGCGTGTATTCGGCTCACACCCTGCCTGCCCGCGGCGCCGATCTATTGGAAATCATTCGCAAATTGCCTGTCGCGGTTGAGGCGGGCAAGTTATCAGACGAGAGGAGTGAATCGGAATGA
- the galK gene encoding galactokinase, which produces MDMNSATSQFKDRFGYSPAHIIRAPGRVNLLGEHVDYNDGLVLPAAIDRATHIAFSPSTANHSTIAAVDFDQQAVFSVDGLSAKTQSDGSPLPEWAHYPAGVMWALREAGLAAPAMDAVFLSNVPRGSGLSSSASVEMAFALAWQTLGGWTRSPMERALLGQKAENQYVGVHCGIMDQFASACGEENKALLLDCRSLEYRSLPLPESVSLVVADTTVRRKLTSGEYNNRRNACEATVKLLKASLPGITSLRDVALEDFNRLAKGLPPELERRSRHVVEEIGRVNQAQSRLEAGDIQQFGQLMNRCHASLRDLYEVSIPELDTMVEIAQGLRGCYGARLTGAGFGGCTINLVERDQAGEFVERLANGYESKTGLHPEIYICRASDGARLL; this is translated from the coding sequence ATGGACATGAATTCCGCCACATCACAATTTAAAGATCGCTTTGGTTATTCCCCGGCGCATATTATCCGCGCGCCCGGGCGCGTTAACCTGTTGGGCGAACACGTGGACTATAACGATGGACTCGTTCTCCCCGCCGCCATCGACCGCGCCACGCACATCGCCTTCTCCCCCTCTACCGCGAATCATTCCACCATTGCGGCTGTGGATTTCGACCAGCAGGCGGTGTTCTCCGTGGATGGGTTATCCGCCAAAACCCAAAGCGACGGTTCGCCGCTCCCTGAATGGGCGCATTATCCCGCCGGCGTGATGTGGGCGCTTCGCGAAGCGGGGCTTGCCGCGCCCGCAATGGACGCGGTCTTTCTCTCGAATGTGCCGCGCGGCTCCGGCTTGAGTTCCTCCGCTTCGGTGGAAATGGCGTTCGCGTTGGCGTGGCAAACCCTCGGCGGTTGGACGCGCTCGCCCATGGAACGCGCTTTGCTTGGACAGAAAGCCGAGAACCAATATGTGGGCGTCCATTGCGGGATCATGGATCAGTTCGCTTCCGCGTGCGGGGAGGAAAACAAAGCGCTACTGCTCGATTGCCGCTCGTTGGAATACCGATCCCTGCCGTTGCCCGAAAGCGTGTCGCTGGTGGTGGCAGATACCACGGTTCGGCGCAAGTTGACCAGCGGCGAATACAACAACCGTCGGAACGCCTGCGAGGCAACCGTAAAGTTACTCAAAGCGAGCTTGCCGGGCATCACATCGTTACGCGACGTTGCATTGGAAGATTTCAATCGGCTGGCAAAGGGACTACCCCCCGAACTGGAGCGCAGGTCGCGTCACGTGGTGGAAGAGATCGGGAGGGTGAACCAGGCGCAATCGCGGCTTGAAGCGGGCGATATCCAGCAGTTTGGTCAGTTGATGAATCGATGTCACGCCAGCCTGCGCGATTTGTATGAAGTGTCCATCCCCGAACTGGATACAATGGTGGAGATTGCGCAAGGGTTGCGCGGGTGTTATGGCGCGCGCCTGACCGGCGCGGGCTTCGGCGGTTGCACGATCAATCTTGTGGAGCGCGATCAGGCTGGCGAATTTGTCGAACGCCTGGCAAATGGATATGAATCTAAAACGGGGCTTCACCCTGAGATTTATATTTGCCGCGCGTCAGATGGGGCAAGGTTGTTATAA
- a CDS encoding diguanylate cyclase produces the protein MAILLIVDKNPTDRRAYTTLLGNYGHRFLEAEDGVQALEVARAELPDLIITDILMPTMDGFTLVRRLRAEPLLMGIPVVFQTSNYDETEIHKLARASGVTHILRKPAEPQAILRAVNDALKNPTIPSRLPQTGQLQREHLQLLADKLYEKVSALEDANERLRNLSLIDGLTGLNNRRGFMILATNLLKFARRAGYASSLIYIDLDSLKAINDMFGHAGGDAALVNFARILTSTFHDSDVSGRLGGDEFVVLIVDATHNDLVNIQALLQKNIDAYNRQIEPERALSFSMGSIRVESDSTISMEEFLTQADEAMYKHKQSRKRAGNKT, from the coding sequence ATGGCAATCCTTCTCATCGTTGACAAGAACCCAACGGATCGCCGGGCATATACAACATTATTGGGGAATTATGGCCATCGCTTTCTCGAAGCCGAGGACGGCGTTCAGGCTTTGGAAGTCGCGCGCGCCGAACTCCCCGATCTGATCATTACCGATATTCTCATGCCAACCATGGATGGGTTTACACTGGTGCGCCGCCTGCGGGCAGAACCGTTGCTGATGGGAATCCCTGTGGTTTTCCAAACGTCCAATTATGATGAGACGGAGATACACAAATTGGCGCGCGCCAGCGGGGTGACGCACATTCTCCGCAAGCCCGCCGAGCCGCAAGCGATCTTGCGGGCGGTGAATGACGCGCTTAAGAATCCAACGATCCCTTCCCGGTTGCCGCAAACCGGTCAACTACAACGCGAACATTTGCAATTACTTGCCGATAAACTCTACGAAAAGGTTTCCGCGCTCGAAGATGCCAATGAGCGCCTGCGAAACCTATCCCTCATAGACGGCCTGACCGGGCTGAACAACCGCCGCGGCTTCATGATCCTGGCGACCAATTTATTGAAGTTTGCGCGGCGGGCAGGGTATGCCTCCTCCCTGATCTACATTGACCTGGACAGCCTGAAAGCCATCAATGACATGTTCGGTCACGCCGGCGGAGACGCGGCTCTGGTTAACTTTGCCCGCATCTTAACTTCCACATTTCACGATTCAGACGTGAGCGGGCGCCTGGGCGGCGACGAGTTTGTCGTCCTGATCGTGGATGCGACCCATAACGATCTCGTCAACATACAAGCGCTCCTGCAAAAGAACATAGACGCATACAACCGACAGATCGAACCCGAACGCGCCTTATCTTTCAGCATGGGAAGTATCCGCGTGGAATCCGATTCCACAATTTCTATGGAAGAGTTCCTCACGCAGGCAGATGAGGCGATGTACAAACACAAACAGAGTCGCAAACGGGCAGGGAATAAAACCTAG